Proteins encoded together in one Bacteroidales bacterium window:
- a CDS encoding ABC transporter permease has translation MKRFKGFVIKEFYHIFRDYRSLLILIGMPIIQILLFGFAITNDIKDAKIAILDNSKDEITQKLTHKILSSGYFILEKNISNTSDIEKSFRQGKIKEVIIFENGFAKKLQKEGKANIQVISDASDPNTANLLVNYTNAIISSFQMEMLKSQLMPYQIVAEVKLRYNPEMKSVFMFIPGTITLLLMLVSAMMTSISIAREKELGTMEILLVSPLKPLQIIVGKVVPYILLSFINAITILLLGYFVFNMPFNGSLLLLLFECLLFLIMALSLGIFISTFANNQLTAMMASMLGLMLPTILLSGFIFPNENMPYWLQIICNIVPAKWFLIIIKSIMLKGIGIKYVLKETLILTGMITFFIALSVKKFKVRLE, from the coding sequence ATGAAACGTTTTAAAGGTTTTGTAATAAAAGAATTTTATCATATTTTCAGGGATTACCGTTCTCTGTTGATTTTGATTGGTATGCCCATTATTCAGATTTTGCTGTTTGGCTTCGCAATTACAAATGACATCAAAGATGCAAAGATTGCAATTCTCGATAATTCAAAAGATGAAATCACTCAGAAATTAACTCATAAAATTCTTTCATCGGGTTATTTTATTCTTGAAAAAAATATTTCAAATACAAGTGATATTGAAAAAAGTTTTCGACAGGGAAAAATAAAAGAAGTGATAATTTTTGAAAATGGCTTTGCAAAAAAACTGCAAAAAGAAGGAAAAGCGAATATTCAGGTTATTTCCGATGCTTCTGACCCGAATACTGCAAATCTTTTAGTCAACTATACAAATGCAATAATTTCATCTTTTCAAATGGAAATGCTAAAATCGCAGCTAATGCCTTATCAGATTGTTGCTGAAGTAAAATTAAGATATAACCCCGAAATGAAAAGTGTTTTTATGTTTATCCCGGGTACAATAACACTTTTGCTTATGCTTGTTTCAGCAATGATGACATCAATTTCAATTGCTCGTGAAAAAGAGCTTGGTACAATGGAAATACTTCTTGTATCTCCGTTAAAACCGCTGCAAATAATCGTTGGCAAAGTTGTTCCTTATATTTTATTGTCATTCATAAATGCAATTACAATTTTATTACTTGGTTATTTTGTTTTCAATATGCCGTTTAACGGTAGTTTGCTATTATTGCTTTTTGAATGTTTATTGTTTTTGATAATGGCGTTATCGTTAGGGATTTTCATTTCAACTTTTGCAAATAACCAACTTACTGCGATGATGGCATCAATGCTGGGACTTATGTTACCAACGATTTTACTTTCGGGTTTTATTTTTCCTAATGAAAATATGCCTTATTGGTTGCAGATAATTTGCAATATTGTTCCTGCAAAATGGTTCTTGATTATTATTAAAAGTATAATGTTAAAAGGTATTGGCATTAAATATGTATTGAAAGAAACTCTAATTTTAACAGGAATGATAACGTTTTTTATAGCATTGAGTGTTAAAAAATTTAAAGTTAGATTAGAGTAA
- a CDS encoding HlyD family efflux transporter periplasmic adaptor subunit, with protein MKKIIFISALAVLVSCSRNNKKSDAYGVFEATEITISSEANGKIILFNIDEGQQLDSGTVIGQIDTTDLQLKVEQLQAQKDAIATKTENIESQIEIQNQQKENILIEKARIEKMLKDGAATSKQMDDIVASLKIIDKQINSIETQNSSTADELRSIDKQIAQLKENIRKCRIINHVKGTILAKYVESKEFATIGKPLYKIANMDEIFLKIYVSGEQLPHIKTGQKTEIFIDNDKKTNTKLEGEISWISSNAEFTPKIIQTKEERVNLVYAMKVKVKNNGFVKIGMPGEVNFGK; from the coding sequence ATGAAAAAAATTATTTTTATTTCAGCGTTAGCAGTTTTAGTAAGCTGTTCAAGGAACAATAAAAAATCGGATGCGTATGGCGTATTTGAAGCAACTGAAATTACAATATCTTCAGAAGCAAACGGCAAAATCATTTTATTCAATATTGATGAAGGACAACAATTAGATTCGGGAACAGTAATTGGACAGATTGATACTACTGATTTGCAACTGAAAGTTGAACAATTACAGGCACAAAAAGATGCAATAGCAACCAAAACCGAAAATATTGAATCGCAGATTGAAATTCAAAATCAGCAGAAAGAAAATATACTAATTGAGAAAGCACGAATTGAAAAAATGCTTAAAGACGGAGCCGCAACATCAAAACAAATGGACGATATAGTCGCTTCATTAAAAATAATTGACAAACAAATCAATTCAATAGAAACACAGAATAGCTCAACTGCCGATGAATTGCGAAGCATTGATAAACAAATTGCACAATTGAAAGAAAACATAAGAAAATGCAGAATTATTAATCATGTTAAAGGAACCATTCTTGCAAAATATGTTGAGTCGAAAGAATTTGCAACAATCGGTAAACCGCTTTATAAAATTGCAAACATGGATGAAATATTTTTAAAAATATATGTCAGCGGGGAACAACTGCCGCATATTAAAACCGGTCAGAAAACAGAAATATTTATTGACAATGATAAAAAAACAAATACTAAACTTGAAGGTGAAATAAGTTGGATTTCCTCAAATGCGGAGTTTACACCTAAAATAATTCAAACAAAAGAAGAACGCGTAAATTTGGTTTATGCAATGAAAGTAAAAGTAAAAAATAACGGCTTCGTAAAAATCGGAATGCCGGGGGAAGTAAATTTTGGTAAATAG
- a CDS encoding ABC transporter ATP-binding protein produces the protein MLSAQTLPPSAFRSTHSTSSIKVTNLTKSYNEVKALGNISFEIKKGELFGFIGPDGAGKTTLFRILTTLLIPDNGVVTVEGFDVVKDYKKLRKILGYMPGRFSLYQDLSVEENLKFYATIFDTTIEENYYLIKGIYSQIEPFKKRRAGKLSGGMKQKLALSCAMIHKPEVLILDEPTTGVDAVSRKEFWEMLKKLKENGITIVVSTPYMDEASLCDRVALIESGRILDSETPENIVKKFTRKLLAIKSNKMYELIHDLREYNEAATVFPFGEYLHFTAKNNDINVDIIKKYLQEKNHDDIKIKEIIPNIEDCFIELTKKTS, from the coding sequence ATGCTTTCTGCCCAAACCCTTCCGCCCTCTGCTTTTCGCTCTACGCATTCTACTTCAAGCATAAAAGTTACAAACCTCACCAAAAGTTATAATGAAGTTAAAGCTCTCGGTAATATTTCTTTCGAAATAAAAAAAGGTGAATTGTTCGGTTTTATAGGTCCCGATGGTGCCGGAAAAACGACCCTTTTCAGAATATTAACAACATTATTAATTCCTGATAATGGTGTTGTAACGGTTGAAGGATTTGATGTTGTTAAAGATTATAAAAAACTTCGAAAAATTCTTGGTTATATGCCGGGCAGATTTTCGCTTTATCAGGATTTATCGGTTGAAGAAAATTTAAAATTTTATGCAACAATTTTTGATACAACAATTGAAGAAAATTATTATTTAATAAAGGGTATTTATTCGCAAATCGAACCATTCAAAAAACGCAGAGCAGGAAAGCTTTCGGGAGGCATGAAACAAAAACTTGCTCTTTCGTGTGCAATGATTCATAAACCGGAAGTGCTGATTCTCGATGAACCCACAACTGGAGTTGATGCCGTTTCAAGAAAAGAATTTTGGGAAATGTTAAAAAAACTTAAAGAAAACGGAATAACAATTGTAGTTTCCACGCCATACATGGACGAGGCAAGCTTATGCGACAGAGTTGCACTAATTGAATCGGGCAGAATATTAGATTCTGAAACTCCGGAAAATATTGTTAAAAAATTTACAAGAAAATTACTTGCAATAAAATCAAATAAAATGTATGAACTTATTCACGATTTGAGAGAGTATAATGAAGCAGCAACAGTTTTTCCGTTTGGTGAATATCTTCATTTTACTGCAAAAAATAATGATATTAATGTTGACATAATAAAAAAATATCTTCAAGAGAAAAATCATGATGATATTAAAATAAAAGAAATAATACCAAATATTGAGGATTGTTTTATTGAATTGACAAAAAAGACCTCCTAA
- a CDS encoding IPExxxVDY family protein, which translates to MKKINFDVDFKFNYELLGITSSSKDYKISWLLNKTLGFNFKKIEDFQITPLNKNKKETVEIFNQKSENNISENNNITGFSQYYFAIEENHTFYFLISNRSEKGTLITELPSVDYFVLIKGPVKNEEIKDCIEKINALPEINTVYKVDLNKLKQQSKQNLIF; encoded by the coding sequence ATGAAAAAAATAAATTTCGATGTTGATTTTAAATTCAATTATGAATTACTCGGAATTACTTCTTCGAGCAAGGATTATAAAATAAGCTGGCTTTTGAACAAAACACTTGGTTTTAATTTTAAGAAAATTGAGGATTTTCAGATAACACCATTGAATAAGAATAAAAAAGAAACAGTTGAAATTTTTAATCAGAAAAGTGAAAATAATATTTCCGAAAATAATAATATTACAGGGTTTTCGCAATACTATTTTGCAATAGAAGAAAATCATACTTTTTATTTTTTAATTTCAAACAGAAGCGAAAAGGGAACATTAATTACTGAATTGCCTTCAGTTGATTATTTTGTTTTAATAAAAGGACCTGTTAAAAATGAAGAAATAAAAGATTGTATTGAAAAAATAAATGCTTTACCCGAAATAAATACTGTATATAAAGTTGATTTAAATAAGCTGAAACAGCAGTCAAAACAGAATTTAATTTTTTAA
- a CDS encoding DMT family transporter, with product MNSKLRAHILLLTANILFGLNYTIAKDLMPLYLMPKAIIFVRVLVTSFLFWILFSFGKNEKVEKKDLLLLALCALFGVAFNQIMFFEGLNLSKPINVAIIQTINPILVLLMAAFIIKERINSKKIIGIILGAAGAIYLILNKGDMTLSLKTLKGDIYIILNSASYAVYLVLLKPLMKKYSSVTLMKWIFLFGFIFVAPFCYNSFTEVTWNFSVHIWFALGYVVIATTFVAYLLLTESMKFVSPTVVSMYIYLQPLFAALSAILLSRDVLTTDKIISAVLIFAGVYVVSRN from the coding sequence ATGAATTCGAAATTAAGAGCACATATACTTTTGTTAACGGCAAATATTTTGTTTGGGTTGAATTATACAATTGCAAAAGATTTGATGCCGCTTTATCTCATGCCAAAAGCAATAATATTTGTAAGGGTTTTAGTTACTTCATTTTTATTTTGGATATTATTTTCTTTCGGAAAAAACGAAAAAGTAGAGAAAAAAGATTTGCTGCTCCTTGCTTTGTGTGCACTGTTTGGCGTAGCATTTAATCAGATTATGTTTTTCGAAGGATTGAATCTTTCAAAGCCGATAAATGTTGCAATAATTCAAACTATAAATCCTATTCTTGTTTTGCTCATGGCGGCTTTTATAATTAAAGAGAGAATAAATTCAAAAAAAATTATCGGAATAATTTTAGGTGCCGCAGGAGCAATTTATTTAATTCTTAATAAAGGCGACATGACTTTGAGTTTGAAAACACTTAAAGGGGATATTTATATTATACTTAATTCCGCGTCGTATGCGGTTTACCTTGTGCTATTAAAACCATTAATGAAAAAGTATTCTTCTGTTACACTTATGAAATGGATATTTTTATTCGGATTTATTTTCGTAGCTCCGTTTTGTTATAACTCGTTCACCGAAGTAACGTGGAATTTTTCGGTTCATATCTGGTTCGCTTTGGGATATGTTGTAATTGCAACTACTTTTGTTGCGTACCTTCTGCTTACCGAGTCGATGAAATTTGTGAGTCCCACGGTTGTCAGCATGTATATTTATCTTCAACCATTATTTGCAGCACTTTCGGCAATTTTGCTTTCAAGAGATGTTTTGACTACAGATAAAATAATTTCGGCAGTATTAATTTTTGCGGGTGTTTATGTTGTGAGCAGGAATTAA
- a CDS encoding ABC transporter ATP-binding protein, whose amino-acid sequence MSEKIIIEVKNLYKKFGSFIANNDLTFDVKQGEIFGFLGANGAGKTTAIKILCGLSKPTSGKVNVAEFDVYTQTEKIKKNIGYMSQKFSLYEDLTVAENIRFYAGIYGISRKEINERTNVLAEKLQLESVRNTLIKSLPLGWKQKLAFSVAIFHEPKIVFLDEPTSGVDPITRRQFWEMIYEAANNNMTVFVTTHYLDEAEYCNRVSIMVDGRIEALDSPKNLKEKYNAENMNDVFLKLARN is encoded by the coding sequence ATGTCAGAAAAAATAATTATTGAAGTTAAAAACCTATACAAAAAATTCGGTTCATTCATAGCAAATAATGACCTGACTTTTGATGTAAAGCAAGGTGAGATTTTTGGATTTCTCGGAGCAAACGGTGCAGGAAAAACTACAGCAATAAAAATACTTTGCGGCTTGTCGAAACCAACTTCAGGAAAAGTAAATGTTGCGGAATTTGATGTTTATACACAAACTGAAAAAATAAAAAAGAACATTGGTTATATGAGTCAGAAATTTTCTCTTTATGAAGATTTAACTGTTGCCGAAAATATAAGGTTTTATGCCGGTATTTATGGTATTTCAAGAAAAGAAATAAATGAAAGAACAAATGTATTAGCTGAAAAATTGCAGCTTGAAAGCGTCAGAAATACGTTGATAAAATCATTACCTCTGGGGTGGAAACAAAAGCTTGCATTTTCTGTTGCCATTTTTCATGAACCGAAAATTGTTTTTTTGGATGAGCCTACAAGTGGCGTTGACCCTATTACACGCCGCCAGTTTTGGGAAATGATATATGAAGCGGCAAATAATAACATGACCGTTTTTGTTACTACACATTATCTGGATGAAGCTGAATATTGCAACAGGGTTTCAATAATGGTTGATGGTAGAATTGAGGCACTTGATTCGCCAAAAAATTTAAAGGAAAAGTATAATGCAGAAAATATGAATGATGTATTTTTAAAATTAGCAAGAAATTAG
- the fumC gene encoding class II fumarate hydratase, with the protein MKTRIEKDSMGDVDVPVDKYWGAQTQRSVNNFKIGNQKMPKEIIESMAIVKKAAALVNSDLGVLPAEKCELISKVCDEIIEGKLDDEFPLVVWQTGSGTQTNMNLNEVIANRTHVLKGGKLGEGKTFIHPNDDVNKSQSSNDTFPTAMSIAAYKMLIKNTIPNIELLRNTLNKKSEAFKDIVKIGRTHLMDATPLTLGQEFSGYVSQLDHGLLALKNTLSHLSELALGGTAVGTGINAPKGYSELIAKKIAQLTGMPFITAPNKFESLAANDAMVETSGALKTLATALLKIANDIRLLGSGPRSGLAELLLPENEPGSSIMPGKVNPTQCEAMTMVCAQVIGNDMAITVGNLNGFFELNVYKPLIINNLLNSIRLLGDACKSFNDNCIADIKPNTEIIKRHLENSLMLVTSLNPHIGYDNSAKIAKKALKEGKTLRQAAIELGLVTDEQFTQWVDPLKMIGR; encoded by the coding sequence ATGAAAACAAGAATCGAAAAGGACTCAATGGGAGACGTGGACGTTCCCGTAGATAAATACTGGGGTGCGCAAACCCAGCGTTCTGTCAATAATTTTAAAATCGGCAACCAGAAAATGCCTAAAGAAATTATTGAAAGTATGGCTATTGTTAAAAAAGCCGCAGCTCTCGTAAATTCAGACCTTGGTGTATTGCCTGCTGAAAAATGCGAACTTATTTCAAAAGTATGTGATGAAATTATTGAAGGGAAACTTGATGATGAATTTCCGCTTGTAGTTTGGCAAACAGGTTCCGGAACTCAAACCAACATGAACCTTAATGAAGTTATTGCAAACAGGACTCACGTTCTGAAAGGCGGAAAACTTGGTGAAGGAAAAACTTTTATCCACCCAAATGATGATGTAAACAAATCGCAGTCGTCAAATGATACGTTTCCAACTGCCATGAGCATTGCGGCATACAAGATGCTCATAAAAAATACAATTCCCAATATCGAATTACTCAGAAATACTTTAAATAAAAAATCAGAAGCATTCAAAGATATTGTAAAAATAGGTAGAACCCATCTTATGGATGCAACTCCATTAACATTGGGACAGGAATTTTCCGGCTATGTTTCTCAACTTGACCATGGATTGCTCGCTTTGAAAAATACTTTGTCTCATTTATCGGAATTAGCTTTGGGTGGAACAGCCGTTGGAACCGGAATAAATGCACCAAAAGGATATTCGGAATTAATAGCAAAAAAAATCGCACAATTAACAGGAATGCCATTTATAACAGCTCCGAATAAATTCGAATCACTTGCTGCAAACGATGCTATGGTTGAAACTTCAGGTGCTTTAAAAACTCTTGCAACAGCTCTTCTAAAAATTGCAAATGATATACGATTACTTGGTTCAGGACCACGAAGCGGTTTGGCAGAATTATTATTGCCCGAAAATGAACCCGGTTCATCAATAATGCCGGGAAAAGTAAATCCAACACAGTGTGAAGCAATGACAATGGTTTGTGCTCAGGTAATAGGAAATGATATGGCTATTACAGTTGGTAATTTAAATGGCTTTTTCGAACTCAATGTTTACAAACCGTTAATAATAAATAATCTTTTAAATTCAATAAGATTACTTGGCGATGCCTGTAAATCGTTTAATGATAATTGTATTGCCGATATAAAACCGAATACGGAAATAATAAAACGTCATCTTGAAAATTCATTGATGCTTGTAACTTCTTTAAATCCTCATATTGGATATGACAACTCGGCAAAAATCGCAAAAAAAGCACTTAAAGAAGGAAAAACATTACGACAGGCAGCAATTGAACTCGGACTCGTAACTGACGAACAATTCACACAGTGGGTTGACCCGTTAAAAATGATTGGAAGGTAA
- a CDS encoding C40 family peptidase, protein MFKVNYSIFLCAIIIIVISCTPIRKTSKTKNEIKNENFEKTYSEKLNIKLDGSENKLLISTIADGLGVPYKFGECTKQETDCSGLVQNVYKIVYKKDINRQTVDIYEKDINVINKSNLKEGDLVFFLIALKKPDHIGIYIKDGYFAHASSKKGVMISNLNEDYFQKHFYCGGRVK, encoded by the coding sequence ATGTTTAAAGTTAATTATTCAATATTCTTATGTGCGATAATAATTATTGTTATTTCTTGCACTCCTATACGAAAAACAAGTAAAACAAAGAATGAAATAAAAAATGAGAATTTTGAAAAAACATATTCCGAAAAATTAAACATAAAACTTGATGGCTCGGAAAATAAATTGCTTATTTCAACAATTGCCGATGGGCTTGGTGTTCCTTATAAATTTGGAGAATGTACAAAACAGGAAACTGATTGCTCAGGTCTCGTTCAGAATGTTTATAAAATCGTTTACAAAAAAGATATTAATCGCCAAACCGTTGATATTTATGAGAAAGATATAAACGTAATAAATAAAAGTAACTTAAAAGAAGGTGATTTGGTATTTTTTTTGATTGCTTTAAAGAAACCAGACCATATCGGAATATACATAAAAGACGGCTATTTTGCTCATGCATCAAGTAAAAAAGGCGTGATGATTAGTAATTTAAATGAGGATTATTTTCAGAAACATTTTTATTGTGGAGGGAGAGTGAAATGA
- the mazG gene encoding nucleoside triphosphate pyrophosphohydrolase yields the protein MRDETLLAFRRLLDIMDKLRENCPWDKKQTFGSLRHLSIEEVYELSDAILEKDTDEIKKELGDLLLHIVFYSKIASEKKSFDIKNVIDSICEKLIIRHPHIFGDVKVKNAEQVKENWEKIKLREGKKSVLEGVPKSLPAMIKAYRMQEKARGVGFDWDNKNQVWKKVQEELGELKKEITKKNNHERIEDEFGDLLFALINYARFIDVEPETALEKTNKKFLKRFQYVEENISKDGKKLSEMTLAEMDVYWNRAKKA from the coding sequence ATGAGAGACGAAACATTGTTGGCATTTCGACGATTGCTTGATATAATGGATAAATTACGTGAAAATTGTCCATGGGATAAAAAACAAACTTTTGGAAGTTTACGCCATTTAAGCATCGAAGAAGTATATGAACTTTCCGATGCAATTCTTGAAAAAGACACAGATGAAATAAAAAAAGAATTGGGTGATTTATTATTGCATATTGTTTTTTATTCAAAAATTGCTTCCGAAAAAAAATCATTTGATATTAAAAATGTTATTGACAGTATTTGTGAAAAGTTAATTATCCGTCATCCACATATTTTCGGCGATGTTAAAGTTAAAAATGCTGAGCAGGTTAAAGAAAACTGGGAAAAAATAAAATTAAGAGAAGGTAAAAAATCAGTATTGGAAGGCGTTCCAAAGTCATTACCTGCAATGATAAAAGCATATCGTATGCAGGAAAAAGCAAGAGGTGTTGGATTTGATTGGGATAATAAAAATCAGGTGTGGAAAAAAGTTCAGGAAGAATTAGGCGAGCTAAAAAAAGAAATCACCAAGAAAAACAATCATGAAAGAATAGAAGATGAATTTGGCGATTTACTTTTTGCATTGATAAATTATGCTCGTTTTATTGATGTTGAACCTGAAACCGCTCTTGAAAAAACAAATAAAAAATTTCTGAAACGTTTTCAATATGTTGAAGAAAATATTAGCAAAGACGGAAAAAAGCTCAGCGAAATGACTCTTGCAGAAATGGATGTTTACTGGAATAGAGCAAAGAAAGCTTGA
- a CDS encoding acyloxyacyl hydrolase, with protein sequence MRHLETGHFPSLEITIGKITNGEKLWQRLYKFPDIGICFFYSGLANKEHLGNVIALYPYINFPMINCGFYKFSFRFGTGLGYITKPYNRTENYKDIAIGSHLNAAINLTFESNFKLSKKFILTTGIGLTHFSNSAFKTPNLGINIPTISLGAYYKLGENNFLSIKKDTVVNKKFQYLISVTGGIKEIYPEDGPKYGTYSLAFCVLKPLNFKNKLGLGFDLFYNSSIIKLLKNDSINISHNYEILRPGINLTYEIVISKISICLQFGTYVFAKYKLQGDVYEKLGWKYFITNHIFSTITLKANLVDADDFDLGIGYRF encoded by the coding sequence ATGCGTCATTTGGAAACAGGACATTTTCCTTCATTAGAAATTACTATAGGAAAAATAACAAACGGAGAAAAATTATGGCAACGGCTCTATAAATTTCCTGATATAGGCATTTGTTTTTTTTATTCGGGGCTTGCAAATAAAGAACATCTGGGCAATGTAATTGCATTATATCCGTATATAAATTTTCCCATGATTAATTGTGGCTTTTACAAATTTAGTTTTCGCTTTGGTACAGGACTCGGATATATTACAAAACCTTATAACAGAACCGAAAACTATAAAGATATAGCTATTGGTTCACATCTGAATGCCGCAATAAACCTGACTTTTGAATCAAACTTTAAATTATCGAAAAAATTTATTTTAACAACAGGAATTGGATTAACACATTTCTCAAACAGTGCTTTTAAAACTCCTAATCTTGGAATTAATATTCCTACAATATCTCTGGGAGCTTATTATAAATTAGGTGAAAATAATTTTTTATCAATTAAAAAAGATACAGTAGTAAATAAAAAATTTCAATATCTTATTTCTGTTACCGGCGGAATCAAAGAAATTTATCCTGAGGATGGACCAAAATACGGAACATACTCTTTAGCATTTTGTGTATTAAAACCTTTGAATTTTAAAAATAAACTCGGATTAGGTTTTGATTTATTTTATAATTCATCAATAATAAAATTACTAAAAAACGACAGTATAAATATTTCACATAATTATGAAATATTAAGACCGGGAATAAATTTAACTTATGAAATAGTGATTTCCAAAATATCAATTTGTCTGCAGTTTGGAACTTATGTTTTTGCAAAATACAAATTGCAGGGCGATGTTTATGAAAAACTCGGATGGAAATATTTTATTACAAATCATATTTTTTCTACTATAACATTGAAAGCAAATTTAGTGGATGCCGATGATTTTGATTTGGGAATCGGATACAGATTTTAG
- a CDS encoding TolC family protein, whose protein sequence is MKKIILILNIFLYLTSFGQIGDSLTLYFCYDEAIKNYPLSKQRDIFTSSTELKIKNIGVNYLPQIFLNGQATLQSDVTKIPQFIPNMKIPKLNKDSYKATIDINQLIYDGNLTKKQKELEKSILDADQQNLDVQLYQIKNSINQLYFSILLFQSNEKVLKLTKDNLQYKLGSVESAVRNGAMLESNADIIKAELLRTDQQLFELNMGKQAAIKMLGDFINKNLTDSVKLSVPNEKISPVQSENSRPEMKLFDMQIQKIEISKNLLSSKFSPKISAFGQVGYGRPGFNMLSNNFEPFYIVGARLNWNLWNWHQTSNEKKLMDLQSDILNTQKETFDKNLKIIQEKDIAEIHKYEILISKDIEIINLQTKITANSFSQLINGVTTATDYVSVLHSELQAKLNLEAHKIQLIQARVNYLNDAGKL, encoded by the coding sequence ATGAAAAAAATTATTTTAATATTAAACATCTTTTTATATCTGACTTCTTTTGGTCAAATAGGCGATTCATTAACATTATATTTTTGTTATGATGAGGCAATTAAAAATTATCCTTTAAGCAAGCAAAGAGATATATTCACTTCGTCAACAGAATTAAAAATAAAAAATATTGGTGTAAATTATCTTCCGCAAATTTTTTTGAATGGACAAGCTACCTTGCAATCCGACGTTACAAAAATTCCACAGTTCATTCCTAATATGAAAATACCTAAACTCAACAAAGATTCATATAAGGCAACTATTGATATAAATCAGCTTATTTATGATGGCAATTTAACAAAAAAACAAAAAGAACTTGAAAAAAGTATATTAGACGCAGACCAGCAAAATCTGGATGTTCAATTATATCAAATTAAAAACAGCATAAATCAGCTCTATTTCAGCATTCTTTTATTTCAAAGCAATGAGAAAGTTTTAAAACTTACGAAAGATAATTTACAATACAAACTTGGCAGTGTTGAATCCGCTGTCAGAAATGGAGCAATGCTTGAAAGCAATGCCGATATTATTAAAGCAGAACTTTTGAGAACCGACCAGCAGTTGTTCGAACTGAATATGGGAAAACAAGCAGCAATAAAAATGCTCGGGGATTTTATAAATAAAAATCTTACTGACAGTGTGAAACTTTCTGTACCTAATGAAAAAATAAGTCCGGTACAATCGGAAAACAGTCGTCCTGAGATGAAACTCTTTGATATGCAAATTCAGAAAATCGAAATATCAAAAAATTTATTATCAAGCAAATTTAGTCCAAAAATTTCTGCTTTCGGACAAGTTGGTTATGGGCGCCCCGGCTTTAATATGTTATCAAATAATTTTGAACCGTTTTATATTGTAGGTGCAAGATTGAACTGGAACCTGTGGAACTGGCATCAAACTTCAAATGAAAAAAAATTAATGGATTTGCAAAGCGATATTCTGAATACACAAAAAGAAACTTTTGACAAAAATTTAAAAATAATACAGGAAAAAGACATTGCCGAAATTCATAAATATGAAATTCTTATTTCAAAAGATATTGAGATAATTAATTTGCAGACAAAAATAACAGCAAATTCATTTTCGCAACTTATAAACGGAGTTACAACTGCAACAGATTATGTTTCTGTTTTACATTCGGAATTACAGGCAAAATTAAATCTCGAAGCTCATAAAATACAATTAATTCAGGCGAGAGTTAATTATTTGAATGATGCAGGAAAACTTTAA
- a CDS encoding four helix bundle protein, whose product MNNYKELKVWKRAVNLSTEVYKITNTFPKSEIYGITSQINRSVISIAANIAEGAGRNSNKEFNHFLGISLGSSFELDTLLYIAKNLNYINDSILKKVSDEITEIQKMTRGFQKSLNKSI is encoded by the coding sequence ATGAACAATTACAAAGAATTAAAAGTTTGGAAAAGAGCAGTGAATTTATCAACTGAAGTTTATAAAATCACAAATACATTTCCAAAAAGTGAAATTTATGGAATTACTTCACAAATAAACAGAAGTGTAATTTCAATAGCAGCAAATATTGCTGAAGGTGCAGGAAGAAATTCTAATAAAGAATTTAATCATTTTCTTGGTATTTCTTTAGGTTCATCTTTTGAATTGGATACTTTGCTTTATATAGCAAAAAATCTTAATTATATTAATGATTCCATTTTAAAAAAGGTATCAGATGAAATAACAGAAATACAAAAAATGACAAGAGGTTTTCAAAAATCCCTAAATAAATCAATATAA